Proteins encoded together in one Variovorax paradoxus window:
- a CDS encoding Bug family tripartite tricarboxylate transporter substrate binding protein, with protein sequence METTDFTRRQAVAALAGSALLAALPSRLFAQQQLPPLIKLVVGYSAGGPVDGAARLLAPALGQELGTQVIVDNRPGASGSVGGDAVAKSAPDAAMLFFGASPTITINPNIQRKMPFDPMKDLTPIAPLVDYTNVLVVNKDLPVHSVTELLAYAKARPGKVFYGSAGIGASNHLSGALLEKMTGVQLTHVPYKGSAPALADVMGGTVTMMFDIIATSRPFIQSGKLRALAVTSRQRNRMLPEVPTMIESGVAGYDVGGWFGLYGPARMDPSLVARLNAAAHKAMAREDIANRLREQGYEVWTGAAELLATKGQADRKLWATASKGIEAE encoded by the coding sequence ATGGAAACCACGGACTTCACACGGCGCCAAGCCGTCGCCGCGCTGGCAGGCAGCGCACTGCTGGCCGCATTGCCTTCGCGGCTTTTCGCGCAGCAACAGTTGCCGCCGCTCATCAAGCTGGTAGTCGGCTACTCCGCAGGCGGGCCGGTGGACGGCGCGGCGCGCCTGCTTGCGCCTGCGCTCGGCCAGGAGCTCGGCACCCAGGTCATCGTGGACAACCGGCCGGGTGCCAGCGGCTCAGTAGGCGGCGATGCGGTCGCCAAGTCTGCGCCCGATGCCGCGATGCTGTTCTTCGGCGCGAGCCCGACGATCACCATCAACCCGAACATCCAGCGCAAGATGCCCTTCGACCCGATGAAGGACCTGACGCCCATTGCGCCGCTGGTGGACTACACCAATGTGCTCGTGGTCAACAAGGACCTGCCGGTGCACAGCGTGACCGAACTGCTGGCCTACGCGAAGGCGCGGCCGGGCAAGGTGTTCTACGGCTCGGCCGGCATCGGCGCCTCGAACCACCTGAGCGGGGCGCTGCTCGAGAAGATGACCGGCGTGCAGCTGACGCATGTGCCGTACAAAGGGAGCGCGCCCGCGCTGGCCGATGTGATGGGCGGCACCGTGACGATGATGTTCGACATCATCGCCACTTCGCGGCCATTCATCCAGTCGGGCAAGCTGCGCGCGCTGGCGGTCACATCGCGTCAGCGCAACCGCATGCTGCCCGAGGTGCCGACCATGATCGAATCCGGCGTGGCCGGGTATGACGTGGGCGGCTGGTTCGGCCTGTACGGCCCCGCGCGCATGGACCCGTCGCTGGTCGCCCGCCTGAATGCGGCCGCGCACAAGGCCATGGCGCGGGAAGACATCGCCAATCGCCTGCGCGAGCAGGGCTACGAAGTGTGGACGGGCGCCGCGGAACTGCTGGCCACCAAGGGCCAGGCCGACCGAAAGCTCTGGGCCACCGCCTCCAAGGGCATCGAAGCGGAATAG
- a CDS encoding class I adenylate-forming enzyme family protein, with the protein MVPKRIHELLEARASRSPEAVFLFEPSGTVTYAAMQAMAEAAAQDLLAAGVRPTDRVLLVAENCAAHIALIMACSRVGAWSCGVNARMSPGEIAAIAERADARLCCFTTGASEAARQHAARAGAVPSALPGMMRSAVRAEARPEPDPALADAAAIIFTSGTSGTPKGVMVSQRGLLHFGRVSARVRSLNERDRVYAFLPMTHIFGIGTVLMAALTGGAALVLRASFSPADMLHALAHEQVSNLLGPPTMYARLLAHIEAERTAVRFPALRYVYTGSAPLDLGLKQRVEALFGQPLHYGYGLSEYAGSVFLTRAEAPRADTAAGYVVEGGEARIVDAGGNDAAPGETGEIWLRGPGLMLGYFRDAAATAQVMRPGGWYASGDLGRFDADGALFVVGRLKEMIIRSGFNVYPAEIETVIGRFEGVHLCAVVGVPEADGNEQIVAFVEMKPGAVLDEPALRADLVEHLSPYKRPARIEVIGAMPTTANGKVLKRELQARCR; encoded by the coding sequence ATGGTGCCCAAGCGAATCCACGAGCTGCTCGAAGCCCGCGCATCGCGCTCGCCCGAGGCGGTTTTTCTATTCGAGCCCTCAGGCACCGTGACTTATGCGGCGATGCAGGCCATGGCCGAGGCCGCCGCGCAAGACCTGCTGGCCGCTGGCGTGCGGCCGACCGACCGCGTGCTGCTGGTGGCCGAGAACTGCGCCGCGCACATTGCGCTGATCATGGCGTGCAGCCGTGTCGGTGCCTGGTCGTGCGGCGTCAATGCGCGCATGTCGCCCGGGGAGATCGCGGCCATCGCCGAGCGTGCGGATGCGCGGCTGTGCTGCTTCACCACCGGTGCTTCGGAGGCCGCGCGGCAGCATGCAGCACGTGCCGGCGCGGTTCCCTCGGCACTGCCGGGCATGATGCGCTCCGCAGTGCGCGCCGAAGCCCGGCCGGAACCCGACCCCGCGCTGGCGGATGCGGCCGCCATCATCTTCACGTCGGGCACCTCGGGCACGCCGAAGGGCGTGATGGTGTCGCAGCGCGGGCTGCTGCATTTCGGCCGCGTGTCGGCCCGCGTGCGCTCACTGAACGAGCGCGACCGGGTCTACGCCTTCCTGCCCATGACGCACATCTTCGGCATCGGCACGGTGCTCATGGCTGCGCTCACAGGCGGCGCCGCGCTGGTGCTGCGCGCGAGCTTTTCTCCCGCCGACATGCTGCATGCGCTCGCGCATGAACAGGTGTCGAACCTGCTCGGCCCGCCCACCATGTATGCGCGCCTGCTGGCGCACATCGAGGCGGAGCGCACGGCAGTCCGCTTTCCGGCGCTGCGCTACGTCTATACGGGTTCCGCGCCGCTCGACCTCGGGCTCAAGCAGCGCGTCGAGGCGCTGTTCGGCCAGCCGCTGCACTATGGCTACGGGCTTTCGGAATATGCGGGCTCGGTGTTCCTGACGCGCGCCGAGGCTCCGCGCGCGGACACGGCCGCGGGTTACGTGGTGGAGGGTGGCGAGGCCCGCATCGTCGATGCGGGCGGCAACGATGCCGCGCCGGGAGAAACAGGCGAGATCTGGCTGCGCGGCCCCGGCCTCATGCTGGGCTACTTCCGCGACGCGGCGGCCACGGCGCAGGTCATGCGCCCGGGCGGCTGGTACGCGAGCGGCGACCTCGGGCGCTTCGATGCGGACGGCGCACTGTTCGTGGTCGGCCGGCTCAAGGAAATGATCATCCGCTCGGGTTTCAACGTGTACCCCGCCGAGATCGAAACGGTGATCGGCCGTTTCGAGGGCGTGCACCTTTGCGCGGTGGTGGGCGTGCCCGAGGCCGACGGCAACGAGCAGATCGTCGCGTTCGTCGAGATGAAGCCCGGCGCGGTGCTGGACGAGCCCGCGCTGCGGGCCGATCTTGTGGAGCACCTCTCGCCCTACAAGCGCCCGGCGCGCATCGAGGTCATCGGCGCCATGCCGACCACGGCCAACGGCAAGGTGCTCAAGCGCGAACTGCAGGCGCGCTGCAGATAG
- a CDS encoding nuclear transport factor 2 family protein, which produces MIDADTMHRSSARHWRTAARLDAGKVRAGAQRRTGVGVGYVRKRRARRWPPAYLQRSITPPKNRMTPEQNKRTISDAWKAFASHDPARIAAWFTEDAEWLAPQRNATALALGIPHHMIGSKAIVHFLAEMFPKLFVSDVTVNFRSRYCERDTVIVELRIQAMLANGRKYDNDYCFIFELRDGRIVRMREYMDTQKGHACIFG; this is translated from the coding sequence TTGATCGATGCAGACACGATGCATCGTTCTTCTGCACGGCACTGGAGGACGGCGGCGCGGCTCGATGCAGGAAAAGTCCGAGCAGGAGCGCAGCGCCGCACAGGCGTTGGCGTTGGATATGTCCGAAAGCGGCGGGCGCGGCGGTGGCCCCCCGCCTATCTTCAGCGCTCTATCACTCCCCCGAAGAACCGCATGACCCCCGAGCAGAACAAGCGCACCATTTCCGATGCATGGAAGGCCTTCGCTAGCCACGATCCGGCACGTATCGCCGCCTGGTTCACGGAAGACGCCGAATGGCTCGCGCCGCAGCGCAATGCCACCGCGCTGGCGCTGGGCATTCCCCACCACATGATCGGATCGAAGGCCATCGTGCACTTTCTGGCGGAGATGTTCCCGAAGCTTTTCGTCTCCGATGTCACCGTCAATTTCCGCAGCAGATACTGCGAACGCGACACCGTGATCGTCGAACTGCGCATTCAGGCCATGCTTGCGAACGGCAGAAAATACGACAACGACTACTGCTTCATCTTCGAGCTCAGAGACGGGCGCATCGTCCGCATGCGCGAGTACATGGATACGCAGAAGGGCCATGCCTGCATCTTCGGCTGA
- a CDS encoding DUF3606 domain-containing protein, which produces MADDPTKRGPQDRSRINVNEPHEVRYWTQTLGVTEAQLRSAVAAAGVEVKDVRVYLGKP; this is translated from the coding sequence ATGGCAGACGATCCCACCAAGCGCGGCCCGCAGGACCGCAGCCGCATCAATGTGAACGAGCCGCACGAGGTGCGCTACTGGACCCAGACCCTGGGCGTGACCGAGGCACAACTGCGCTCGGCCGTTGCCGCCGCGGGCGTCGAAGTGAAGGACGTGCGCGTCTACCTCGGCAAGCCATAG